The following are encoded together in the Pedobacter steynii genome:
- a CDS encoding winged helix-turn-helix transcriptional regulator yields MIKETSSNAVNKAFLLRSCRINTALDAISGRWKALILIHIYEETNRFSLLKSVLPGISDQTLGKQLKDMERDGLLSKEIIAEIPVRVDYHLTEKGKALMPILVNLSNWSDME; encoded by the coding sequence ATGATTAAAGAAACCTCATCAAATGCCGTTAATAAAGCCTTTCTTCTAAGGTCATGCAGGATTAATACCGCTCTGGACGCCATTTCCGGAAGATGGAAGGCACTGATCCTGATTCACATTTATGAAGAAACAAACCGGTTCAGTCTGCTGAAAAGCGTTCTGCCGGGAATATCGGATCAGACACTGGGCAAACAATTGAAAGATATGGAAAGAGATGGATTGCTTAGCAAAGAGATCATTGCCGAAATCCCGGTGCGTGTAGATTATCATCTGACTGAAAAAGGAAAAGCCTTAATGCCAATCCTGGTGAATCTTTCCAACTGGAGCGATATGGAATAA
- a CDS encoding quinone oxidoreductase family protein produces the protein MKAIVLDGFGGLDNFRLADIEMPVMKAEEVLIQIKAAAFNPIDYQMRLGRREKHRMTSPILGRELSGVIIAVGDLVRGFQAGDEVLAASGSMGSNGSYAEYMALNPKMIAHKPSNISFEEAAAIPSAGLTAWQCFKRMDVKPGQSVFITGGSGAVGSFLIRILKQQGIHQIITTAGNRRSMEALFALGLDEHNVIDYKTAHLKDQVIAANGGKSFDFAVEIVGGESSELAAEVLRVNGIYLDVTFLGTEQARGVLFDKGCIVVNISNYAYILDNNMMYYEETLRQVVDLIEENKISPPAINIVGELSIKTVQEAHSLMENNQVHGKKIVMKIS, from the coding sequence ATGAAAGCAATTGTATTGGATGGCTTTGGCGGACTGGATAATTTCCGTCTTGCCGATATAGAAATGCCTGTAATGAAAGCAGAAGAGGTATTGATTCAGATTAAAGCGGCTGCATTTAATCCTATAGATTATCAAATGAGACTGGGCCGTAGAGAGAAGCACCGGATGACTTCTCCGATTCTGGGAAGAGAGTTGTCGGGGGTGATTATTGCGGTGGGAGATCTTGTACGGGGTTTTCAAGCTGGTGATGAAGTGTTGGCTGCTTCGGGTAGTATGGGTTCCAACGGTAGTTATGCGGAATATATGGCCTTAAACCCGAAAATGATTGCGCATAAGCCTTCCAATATCAGTTTCGAGGAGGCAGCAGCGATTCCTTCTGCGGGATTAACTGCATGGCAATGTTTTAAAAGGATGGATGTGAAACCAGGACAATCGGTTTTTATTACCGGAGGATCCGGAGCGGTAGGAAGTTTTCTAATTAGAATTTTGAAGCAGCAAGGCATTCATCAGATCATTACAACTGCCGGTAACAGAAGGAGCATGGAAGCTTTATTTGCCCTTGGATTGGACGAGCATAATGTAATTGATTATAAAACAGCACATTTGAAAGATCAGGTTATCGCAGCTAATGGTGGAAAGTCTTTTGATTTTGCGGTGGAGATTGTCGGAGGAGAGAGCTCAGAGCTTGCTGCGGAAGTGCTTAGGGTAAACGGAATCTATCTTGATGTGACTTTTCTGGGAACAGAGCAGGCCAGAGGGGTATTGTTTGATAAAGGATGTATCGTGGTCAATATCTCTAATTATGCTTATATCCTCGATAACAACATGATGTATTACGAGGAAACACTTCGTCAGGTTGTCGATCTGATTGAAGAAAATAAAATCAGTCCTCCGGCGATAAATATAGTGGGAGAGCTTAGTATTAAGACGGTGCAGGAAGCTCATTCCCTGATGGAGAATAACCAGGTTCATGGAAAGAAAATCGTGATGAAAATCAGTTAA
- a CDS encoding acyl-CoA dehydrogenase family protein codes for MTSTDIRFSDYIRDFEQTLKNLFHVQSDIDKLSLERGLPPEILRGIMDQQPLSVAIPTQYGGRGSIVKECLGVLAAASYESLPLSLTFGINIALFLEPVSKYADESVKSGIFNNFLEKGQMGGLMITEPDYGSDALNMKTTSKEIQEGYQIKGTKHWQGLTGMADYWIIAARNENENGDLARDIDFFLCDITQPKQHIVVEEYFDNAGLYMIPYGLNKLDLVVPQHFRLKPETTGIKMMLDILHRSRMQFPGMGMGFIKRMLDEAMQHCHSRIVGAGNLMAIDNVQFQISRIQSAYTICSAMCAHSSEISGIQHNLATEGLEANTMKAVVTDLMQESAQLLVQLSGANGYRTTHIGGRGIMDSRPFQIFEGSNEMLYNQTAEMITRTMKKQKQSHLFDFLNMFSLTAEACQYFKKDLSFTLSESLSQRKMVDLGKVLTRIICIGYVLNLQKKGFRKDLVDNCITMVQQEVSALIASFQFDNTVKVIDDYSADSSWLNFA; via the coding sequence ATGACATCAACCGACATCCGATTTTCTGATTACATCAGAGACTTCGAGCAAACCTTAAAAAATTTATTCCACGTACAATCTGACATAGACAAACTTAGTCTGGAGAGAGGCTTGCCTCCTGAAATACTTCGGGGGATCATGGATCAGCAACCGCTTTCGGTAGCTATTCCAACTCAATATGGTGGCCGTGGAAGTATCGTTAAGGAATGTCTGGGCGTTTTAGCTGCAGCATCTTATGAGTCGCTTCCCCTTTCTTTAACCTTTGGAATCAATATTGCCCTCTTTTTAGAACCGGTTTCTAAATATGCAGATGAATCAGTTAAATCCGGAATTTTCAATAATTTCCTTGAAAAAGGACAAATGGGTGGCCTCATGATTACCGAACCTGATTACGGTAGCGATGCCCTTAACATGAAGACTACCAGCAAAGAAATTCAGGAAGGTTACCAGATTAAAGGTACCAAACACTGGCAGGGGCTTACCGGAATGGCAGATTACTGGATCATTGCCGCAAGAAATGAAAATGAAAATGGCGACCTGGCCAGAGATATTGACTTCTTTTTATGCGACATCACCCAGCCAAAACAACACATTGTTGTGGAAGAATATTTTGACAATGCCGGTCTTTATATGATCCCATACGGCCTAAACAAGCTCGATCTTGTAGTGCCTCAGCATTTCAGATTGAAACCGGAAACGACCGGAATAAAAATGATGCTGGACATTCTTCACCGAAGCAGGATGCAATTCCCGGGAATGGGAATGGGCTTTATCAAGCGAATGCTGGACGAAGCCATGCAACATTGCCATAGCCGTATCGTAGGTGCTGGTAATTTAATGGCGATAGACAATGTACAGTTTCAGATTTCAAGAATACAATCGGCTTATACCATCTGTTCTGCCATGTGTGCACACAGTAGCGAAATTAGTGGTATTCAACACAATTTAGCGACTGAGGGACTGGAAGCAAATACCATGAAAGCAGTGGTGACTGACCTGATGCAGGAATCAGCTCAATTGCTGGTACAACTTTCCGGTGCCAACGGATACAGAACAACTCATATCGGCGGCCGCGGAATTATGGACAGCAGGCCATTCCAGATCTTTGAAGGTTCTAATGAAATGCTGTATAACCAGACCGCTGAAATGATCACCAGAACGATGAAAAAACAGAAACAATCACATCTGTTTGATTTCCTAAATATGTTCAGCCTGACTGCAGAAGCTTGCCAGTATTTTAAGAAAGACTTATCCTTCACACTTTCAGAAAGCTTGTCACAACGTAAAATGGTGGATCTGGGTAAGGTTTTAACAAGGATTATTTGCATCGGATACGTATTAAACCTACAGAAAAAAGGATTCAGAAAAGACCTGGTTGACAATTGTATTACGATGGTTCAACAAGAAGTATCCGCTTTAATTGCATCCTTCCAGTTCGACAATACCGTTAAAGTAATAGATGATTATTCGGCAGACAGCTCCTGGCTGAACTTCGCCTAA
- a CDS encoding GNAT family N-acetyltransferase, protein MLKIPTLNTERLVLKGVTMEDVPSYSGYFVDYDVIRFLSAEVPWPYPENGVRDYIEHVLLPQQGKDRWAWGIFLKEQPDQLIGCIDLWREGKPEHRGFWLAKPFWGRGIMTEANFPVIDVAFNELGFERLVFANALGNIASRRIKEKTGCELIGLKATAFVDPLLKESEIWELSKENWLRFKNR, encoded by the coding sequence ATGCTGAAAATTCCGACATTAAATACTGAGCGGCTTGTGCTGAAAGGGGTAACGATGGAAGATGTGCCTTCTTATTCGGGGTACTTCGTTGATTATGATGTGATCCGGTTCTTATCTGCTGAAGTGCCATGGCCATATCCTGAAAATGGAGTTAGAGATTATATTGAGCATGTTCTTTTGCCTCAACAAGGTAAAGACCGTTGGGCATGGGGGATCTTTCTGAAGGAGCAGCCTGATCAGCTGATTGGTTGTATCGATTTATGGCGTGAAGGCAAGCCTGAACACCGGGGTTTTTGGCTGGCTAAGCCATTTTGGGGTAGGGGAATCATGACCGAAGCAAACTTTCCGGTGATCGATGTTGCTTTTAATGAGCTTGGTTTTGAGCGACTGGTATTTGCAAATGCGCTTGGGAACATCGCTTCCAGGAGAATCAAAGAAAAAACAGGTTGCGAACTCATCGGACTTAAAGCCACAGCCTTTGTTGATCCTTTATTAAAAGAAAGCGAAATCTGGGAATTAAGCAAGGAAAACTGGTTGAGGTTTAAAAATAGGTAA
- a CDS encoding exonuclease domain-containing protein, whose protein sequence is MLYAVVDIETTGGYASGNGITEIAILIHDGVSVVNSFETLINPKQYIPDHIEALTGISNDMVENAPVFAEVASEIYDLLHDKVFVAHNVNFDFSFIRHQLGEAGYDLQCNKLCTVRLSRKILPGHKSYSLGKLCAALKISLNNHHRAGGDAKATAELLSMLLQNDTEGIIHQSLKITSKEQALPPNLSKSKIDQLPQNPGVYYFKDQKGKVIYIGKAKSLKKRVCSHFSGNNAGKQRQDFLKNIYSVDFEVCGTELMAFILEATEIKRLWPENNRALKRYEQKYALYSFEDQKGYLRLGIDTFKKNLPVLYSFNTILEGHHLLKILIKDHFLCEKLCYIQKNRMACTGHEEGNCSGACVGKESAPAYNVRVKYAIAQLKSMLPSFAIIDAGRTEDEQSCILVEQGKLYGMGYISQYSDVQEPELLKSALKAYPSNDYIMHLILTHTEQHPHKRIAV, encoded by the coding sequence ATGCTGTACGCTGTTGTAGATATAGAGACCACCGGTGGTTATGCCTCAGGAAATGGAATTACGGAAATTGCAATCCTGATTCATGATGGGGTATCAGTGGTCAATTCATTTGAAACACTGATTAATCCGAAGCAATATATTCCCGATCATATTGAGGCTTTAACAGGAATCAGCAATGATATGGTTGAAAATGCCCCTGTATTTGCAGAGGTGGCTTCAGAAATCTACGATTTGCTTCATGATAAAGTGTTTGTAGCCCACAATGTGAATTTCGATTTTTCTTTTATCCGGCATCAGCTTGGTGAAGCCGGATATGATTTACAATGTAATAAACTGTGTACGGTAAGGCTGAGCCGTAAAATATTGCCAGGTCATAAATCCTATAGTCTGGGTAAGCTATGTGCTGCATTAAAAATTTCATTGAACAACCACCACAGGGCGGGGGGAGATGCGAAGGCTACTGCGGAATTGTTGAGCATGCTGCTACAGAACGATACGGAAGGCATCATCCATCAATCCCTTAAAATTACTTCGAAAGAGCAGGCATTGCCCCCTAATTTATCGAAATCCAAGATCGATCAGCTACCCCAGAATCCGGGGGTCTATTATTTTAAAGATCAGAAAGGAAAGGTCATTTATATCGGAAAAGCGAAAAGCTTAAAGAAAAGAGTGTGTTCCCATTTCAGTGGAAATAATGCAGGTAAGCAACGTCAGGATTTCCTGAAGAACATTTATAGTGTGGATTTTGAAGTGTGCGGAACAGAATTGATGGCTTTCATCCTGGAGGCGACGGAAATCAAAAGACTATGGCCGGAAAATAACCGGGCATTGAAACGTTACGAACAAAAGTATGCTTTGTATTCTTTTGAAGACCAGAAAGGTTACCTCCGATTGGGAATTGATACGTTCAAGAAGAACTTACCGGTATTGTATAGTTTCAATACGATTCTTGAAGGGCATCACCTTTTAAAGATCCTGATAAAAGATCATTTTCTATGTGAAAAGCTGTGTTATATTCAGAAAAACAGAATGGCCTGTACTGGTCATGAGGAGGGTAATTGCAGTGGGGCATGTGTGGGTAAGGAATCTGCTCCTGCCTATAATGTGCGGGTTAAATATGCAATTGCGCAACTGAAATCTATGCTTCCGAGCTTCGCCATTATAGATGCAGGAAGAACGGAGGATGAGCAGAGCTGTATTTTAGTGGAGCAGGGTAAATTATATGGAATGGGGTATATATCTCAGTACTCAGATGTTCAGGAGCCTGAGCTCCTGAAATCTGCTTTAAAAGCTTATCCTTCGAATGATTACATCATGCACCTGATTCTGACGCATACGGAACAACACCCGCATAAGCGAATCGCTGTTTAA
- a CDS encoding YciI family protein, producing MTAFYGSLKAQETNKNYDEKLAKELNADEYGMKTYVLAILKTGTQKSLPKAKQDSIFRGHMTNIGKLVTDGKLVVAGPLGKNDKNYRGIFVLDVPTIEEAKKLVDTDPAIQSKLLDVDLIVWYGSAALKETLKIHSKIEKKSH from the coding sequence TTGACAGCTTTTTACGGAAGCCTTAAAGCACAGGAAACCAACAAAAACTACGATGAGAAGCTGGCAAAGGAATTAAATGCCGATGAATACGGAATGAAGACCTATGTTCTGGCAATTTTAAAAACAGGCACTCAAAAAAGTCTTCCGAAAGCAAAACAAGACAGTATTTTCAGGGGACACATGACCAATATTGGAAAATTAGTGACAGACGGAAAACTGGTTGTTGCAGGTCCCTTGGGTAAAAATGATAAGAATTACAGGGGTATTTTTGTGCTTGATGTACCTACCATAGAAGAAGCAAAAAAGCTTGTTGACACCGATCCGGCCATCCAATCAAAATTATTGGACGTAGATCTGATTGTATGGTATGGTTCTGCAGCTTTAAAGGAAACCTTAAAGATCCACAGCAAAATCGAGAAAAAAAGTCATTAA
- a CDS encoding SPFH domain-containing protein translates to MKNLFLPLSACLMALSLSSCDRAQSNVQTLYTSNCGVSWELIKAGETVPKGVGMCSYKITVPDYPMQGESVFKSAFKNRVMAKIEVTYDYSITDARLYIGEAKYLGKMNSDSDSEVNSSQAYETAENSVIDKRIKEIARDLLLNEDIVDFNQNEFEADLLKNVNNLLKTKGVTLNFLSFVPIPEEQTRQAIDVVTAMKIYESKGLTEIGKAVSSARAGATKVEVKVTKDDEVVKED, encoded by the coding sequence ATGAAAAATCTATTTTTACCGCTCTCTGCTTGCCTGATGGCATTGTCTCTTTCTTCCTGCGATCGCGCTCAATCCAATGTACAAACCCTCTATACCAGTAATTGTGGGGTAAGCTGGGAATTAATCAAAGCCGGTGAAACCGTGCCAAAAGGTGTGGGCATGTGTTCCTATAAAATTACCGTACCAGACTATCCAATGCAGGGTGAAAGTGTTTTTAAAAGCGCATTTAAAAACCGTGTAATGGCTAAAATCGAAGTTACCTATGATTATTCAATAACAGACGCGCGGCTTTATATCGGAGAAGCCAAGTACCTGGGTAAAATGAATAGCGACAGCGATAGCGAAGTGAACAGTTCCCAAGCCTATGAAACTGCTGAGAATTCGGTCATTGATAAAAGGATTAAAGAAATCGCAAGAGATCTATTGTTAAATGAGGATATTGTTGATTTCAATCAAAATGAGTTTGAAGCAGACCTGCTAAAAAATGTAAACAACCTGCTAAAAACAAAAGGAGTGACTTTAAACTTCCTTTCTTTTGTTCCAATTCCTGAAGAGCAAACCAGACAGGCTATTGATGTGGTTACTGCAATGAAAATCTATGAATCAAAAGGACTTACTGAAATCGGAAAAGCAGTTTCATCTGCAAGGGCAGGAGCAACCAAAGTCGAGGTTAAGGTGACTAAAGACGACGAAGTAGTAAAAGAGGATTAA
- a CDS encoding OsmC family protein, with amino-acid sequence MSDKQITAVTELDRSNYKTKVYSDGHFIYADEPEDLGGTNEGMAPGALLLASLGSCTAITIRMYADRKGLNLEHIRIELAICKEKDMNEATVITRKVELTGVLTGEQHDRLMQIADKCPIHKILSNPIKIETR; translated from the coding sequence ATGTCAGACAAGCAAATCACCGCAGTAACCGAACTGGACAGATCAAATTACAAAACGAAAGTGTACTCAGATGGACATTTTATTTATGCGGATGAACCGGAAGATCTGGGTGGTACAAATGAAGGAATGGCACCAGGCGCCTTGCTGCTTGCAAGTCTGGGGAGTTGTACAGCCATTACCATAAGAATGTATGCCGACCGCAAGGGGTTAAATCTGGAACACATCCGGATTGAGCTGGCCATCTGTAAGGAAAAGGACATGAACGAAGCTACTGTCATCACCAGGAAGGTGGAGTTAACCGGAGTGCTGACCGGCGAACAACATGATCGCCTGATGCAAATCGCAGATAAATGTCCGATTCATAAAATCTTAAGCAATCCGATAAAGATTGAAACCAGATAA
- a CDS encoding SusC/RagA family TonB-linked outer membrane protein, whose protein sequence is MNKRFILICSCFILFAFSGFSQQIVRGKVSDAGNGAGIPGASVLVKGSSSGTSTQPDGSYSITLPANATTLVVKYLGYLSQEVPINNRSLINISLTADETSLTEVVVTALGIKRSEKSIGYSTQTVKGDNLTLTKEQNVLGSLAGKVAGVQVVGSSGASMGGTQKIKIRGVNSLSGSSSPLIVVDGTPISDANFSTDNGNGVDLGNISQDINPEDIESLNVLKGPTASALYGIRGQNGVIMITTRKGSKGAKKVEVRFNSGFSIEKVANFMPLQNLYGVGNNQTFLTLANGEKYINGNDESWGPKMDGTPVRMYYSFYPQDADYGKSTPFVPQPDNIRDFYETGKNINNSISVTGGNENSSYRLSYNNAYINGTIPNTWLKRNNLSLSSDLKLNDKLTVGVNANYANNSGQRPEQGYQGSFSGATQWFQRNIDINRLRNYQYADGTIMNWNVNPNTNTGMITSANNKPSDWNNPFFDAYKSLNNDDRDRLFGDVSLNYQVLPELKLSAFVRSDRYTQNISHKEAFGGRLDDAYSVGKYQGIDNNYEFLGQYNKQFGDISLTGNLGANLYTEKFTQTFQATVGGLSSPDYYSMAASVDRPESTSFLRRKEVRSAYAMASVGYKDTYFLDASLRNDNSSTLPKNNNSYWYYSVSGSFVFSQLVKWEPLSFGKLRASYAVAGSDSKPYQVNPFYSPGSVYKNTTININTLFVPDRLNNSDLKPAFANSFEIGTDLKFLDNRLGFEFSYYQQKNKNQILNLSVSGASGYTSNVVNAGMIQNQGIEFSLSGTPIRSKLFSWDATLNFNRNKSIIKELYQDLPVYQLDVNTYSSVNMYLNATVNKGFGSLVGQAYARDPQTGKILLGSDNLPLVETNHDFGSVLPKFTGGFLNNFKIGQFDVSAMIDFQKGGQFFSWTKMLATKSGQAAETAVMNDRGANVRDPLADGGGVKLNGIYGPGTKIAGVDVSGQEFNGYVDARSYFRNSIGTKIYEEWLYDASYIKLREVSIGYNFSGDFMKKTPFKSAKLAVIARNPVMIWQKAPKGLDPSELSTGSASISWLEKGELQTVRSYGINLNLTF, encoded by the coding sequence ATGAACAAAAGATTTATCCTTATTTGTTCCTGTTTTATTTTATTCGCATTTAGTGGTTTTTCTCAGCAAATTGTCCGGGGAAAAGTAAGTGATGCAGGTAATGGAGCAGGCATTCCGGGTGCAAGTGTCCTTGTTAAAGGCAGCAGCTCCGGAACTTCAACTCAACCGGATGGTAGTTATAGCATTACTTTGCCGGCAAATGCTACAACACTGGTTGTAAAGTACCTCGGATATTTAAGTCAGGAGGTCCCGATTAATAACCGTAGCCTGATCAATATCAGCTTAACAGCGGATGAAACATCCCTGACGGAAGTGGTAGTGACCGCATTGGGCATTAAACGCAGTGAAAAGTCTATCGGTTATTCTACTCAAACCGTCAAAGGAGATAACCTTACGCTAACAAAAGAGCAAAATGTTCTGGGCTCCCTGGCCGGAAAGGTAGCCGGTGTGCAGGTGGTCGGATCTTCCGGAGCAAGCATGGGAGGAACACAGAAGATCAAAATCCGAGGAGTGAATTCCTTAAGTGGCAGCAGCTCTCCGTTGATCGTTGTAGATGGCACACCGATCTCTGATGCCAATTTCAGTACCGACAACGGAAATGGTGTGGATCTTGGAAATATCTCTCAGGACATCAATCCAGAAGATATTGAATCGCTCAACGTCCTAAAAGGTCCAACCGCCTCTGCACTCTATGGAATCCGCGGACAGAATGGAGTGATCATGATCACGACCCGAAAGGGGAGTAAAGGTGCTAAAAAAGTGGAGGTACGTTTCAATTCGGGTTTCTCTATCGAAAAAGTTGCCAATTTTATGCCTTTGCAAAACCTCTATGGAGTTGGTAATAACCAGACTTTTCTTACGCTCGCTAACGGAGAGAAATATATCAATGGAAATGACGAAAGCTGGGGGCCAAAGATGGATGGAACCCCGGTAAGAATGTATTATAGCTTTTATCCTCAGGACGCAGACTATGGAAAATCAACACCATTTGTTCCTCAACCAGATAATATCCGTGATTTTTATGAAACGGGAAAAAATATCAATAACAGCATATCGGTAACGGGGGGAAATGAGAATTCTTCTTATCGCTTGAGTTATAACAACGCTTATATTAATGGAACGATCCCGAATACATGGCTGAAAAGAAATAACCTGAGCCTAAGCTCAGATCTGAAGCTGAACGATAAACTCACCGTTGGTGTCAATGCGAATTATGCGAATAACAGTGGGCAACGGCCGGAACAAGGGTATCAGGGATCTTTCTCCGGTGCAACCCAGTGGTTTCAACGCAATATAGACATCAACAGATTAAGAAATTATCAATATGCTGATGGTACGATTATGAACTGGAATGTTAACCCGAACACGAACACGGGGATGATTACCAGTGCAAACAACAAGCCCAGCGACTGGAATAATCCATTCTTTGATGCTTATAAGAGTTTAAATAATGATGATCGTGACCGTTTATTTGGTGATGTAAGCCTGAACTATCAGGTTTTACCGGAATTGAAATTGAGTGCCTTCGTACGTTCAGACCGTTATACTCAGAATATCTCTCATAAAGAGGCTTTTGGAGGCCGTCTGGATGATGCCTATTCGGTGGGGAAATACCAGGGAATAGATAACAATTATGAGTTCCTGGGGCAATATAACAAGCAGTTTGGGGATATTTCCTTAACAGGAAATTTAGGCGCCAATCTCTATACGGAGAAGTTTACTCAAACTTTTCAGGCTACCGTGGGTGGTTTATCAAGCCCTGATTATTACAGCATGGCTGCCTCGGTAGATCGTCCGGAAAGCACTTCTTTTCTGCGTAGAAAGGAAGTTCGCAGCGCTTATGCGATGGCTTCTGTGGGGTATAAGGACACCTATTTTCTGGATGCTTCCCTTAGGAACGACAATTCTTCGACATTACCGAAAAACAACAATTCCTATTGGTATTACTCTGTTTCAGGTAGTTTTGTTTTCAGTCAGTTAGTGAAATGGGAACCGCTTTCTTTTGGGAAACTCAGGGCTAGTTATGCAGTAGCAGGTTCTGATAGTAAGCCTTATCAGGTTAATCCTTTCTACTCTCCTGGCAGTGTATATAAAAATACGACCATTAATATCAATACCTTATTTGTTCCGGACAGGCTGAACAATTCTGACCTCAAGCCTGCTTTTGCCAACTCTTTTGAAATAGGAACAGACCTGAAATTTCTGGACAACAGACTGGGTTTTGAATTCAGTTATTATCAGCAGAAAAATAAAAACCAGATCCTCAATCTTTCTGTATCAGGAGCAAGCGGGTATACGTCAAATGTAGTCAATGCAGGAATGATTCAGAACCAGGGGATTGAATTCTCCTTATCCGGTACACCCATCCGTTCCAAGCTGTTTAGCTGGGATGCGACATTGAATTTTAACCGTAATAAAAGTATCATCAAGGAATTGTATCAGGACTTGCCGGTCTACCAGTTAGACGTAAATACCTATTCCAGTGTCAACATGTACCTGAATGCGACAGTGAATAAGGGGTTTGGAAGCCTGGTCGGACAAGCCTATGCGCGTGATCCCCAAACCGGAAAAATTCTTTTAGGTTCGGATAACCTACCTTTGGTGGAAACCAATCATGATTTTGGAAGTGTACTGCCTAAGTTTACCGGTGGATTCCTGAATAATTTTAAAATAGGGCAGTTTGACGTCTCGGCAATGATCGACTTCCAAAAGGGCGGTCAGTTTTTTAGCTGGACAAAAATGTTGGCCACAAAATCAGGACAGGCAGCAGAAACTGCGGTGATGAATGACAGAGGTGCAAATGTACGTGATCCTCTTGCCGATGGCGGAGGGGTAAAGCTGAATGGAATCTATGGACCTGGAACAAAAATAGCGGGGGTAGATGTAAGTGGACAGGAATTTAACGGTTATGTAGATGCAAGATCCTATTTCAGAAATTCTATCGGCACTAAAATCTACGAGGAATGGTTATATGATGCTTCTTATATCAAGTTGAGAGAGGTGAGTATCGGCTATAACTTTAGCGGTGATTTCATGAAAAAAACTCCTTTCAAATCAGCTAAACTGGCAGTGATAGCCAGAAACCCTGTAATGATCTGGCAAAAAGCACCAAAAGGATTGGATCCTTCCGAATTGTCTACCGGAAGTGCCTCGATCAGCTGGCTGGAAAAAGGAGAACTGCAAACCGTACGCTCTTATGGTATTAACCTGAATCTGACATTTTAA